A part of Desulfobacter sp. genomic DNA contains:
- a CDS encoding TetR/AcrR family transcriptional regulator — MGISDRKERDFRRREEAILRAAFDLFAEKGIDAATIEMIAEKAEVGKGTIYKHFTGKNDIFASIVITHGKELLSTLKGMDRSLPVMARIETMIRIFWDAHTRDMQVFEVIRNCHRLMTVDTLPPEILAQYNRLQELKKTFVRELFQQAINERIFKDADVENMIVASMGLYTGMLDVTLEEDIRPTEELYDILKNMIFKGFMR, encoded by the coding sequence ATGGGAATTTCAGACAGAAAAGAACGAGACTTCAGGCGGCGGGAGGAAGCCATCCTCAGGGCCGCCTTCGACCTCTTTGCGGAAAAAGGCATCGACGCCGCCACCATTGAGATGATTGCAGAAAAGGCAGAAGTGGGCAAAGGCACCATCTACAAACACTTTACCGGGAAAAACGACATTTTTGCCTCAATTGTCATCACCCATGGCAAAGAACTGCTCTCCACCCTGAAAGGCATGGACCGCAGCCTGCCGGTGATGGCCAGGATCGAAACGATGATCCGGATCTTCTGGGATGCCCATACCCGTGACATGCAGGTATTTGAAGTGATCCGCAACTGCCACCGCCTGATGACGGTGGATACCCTGCCCCCGGAAATACTGGCCCAATACAATCGGCTCCAGGAACTGAAAAAGACCTTTGTCAGGGAATTATTCCAGCAGGCCATCAATGAAAGGATATTCAAGGATGCCGATGTGGAAAACATGATCGTGGCATCCATGGGATTGTACACGGGTATGCTGGATGTAACCCTTGAGGAGGATATCCGCCCAACGGAAGAGCTTTACGATATTCTCAAAAACATGATTTTTAAAGGATTTATGCGCTGA